Proteins encoded in a region of the Triticum dicoccoides isolate Atlit2015 ecotype Zavitan chromosome 3A, WEW_v2.0, whole genome shotgun sequence genome:
- the LOC119267922 gene encoding geranylgeranyl diphosphate reductase, chloroplastic-like, with product MATMAAAVCHSPARLSISCSYSSSHSAPARPLRVAVVGGGPAGASAAEALASAGAQAFLLERSPAGAKPCGGAIPLCMLDEFAIPLGLVDRRVTRMRVLSPSNLAADFGRSLPPGAHIPMLRREVLDSFLRTRAADAGATLVPGLVTSLSLPAGPTDPYLVHYISSGDGPSPTRSVLEVDAVVGADGANSRVAREVGAGDYSTAIAFQERIRLPDKAMEYYDDLAEMYVGGDVSPDFYGWVFPKCDHVAVGTGTVAAKPEIKKLQSGIRARAGPKIAGGRVIKVEAHPIPEHPRPRRVVGRVALVGDAAGYVTRCSGEGIYFAAKSGRLCGQAMAKEWRLTGAVTEGGIRRGYLRRWDDEFLLTFRFLDLLQRVFYGDNAGREALVEMCADEHVQRRTFDCYLHKRMAPGEPWADLQLLWRTAGSMVRCSVLGKEVQRLRRLELLQA from the coding sequence ATGGCGACCATGGCCGCCGCAGTCTGCCACTCCCCAGCTCGCCTCTCCATCTCCTGCTCCTACTCTTCCTCCCACTCCGCACCTGCGCGCCCGCTGCGCGTGGCCGTGGTGGGCGGCGGCCCGGCAGGCGCGTCAGCGGCCGAGGCGCTAGCTTCCGCAGGAGCCCAGGCGTTCCTCCTGGAGCGCAGTCCGGCGGGGGCCAAGCCCTGCGGCGGCGCCATCCCGCTCTGCATGCTCGACGAGTTTGCCATCCCGCTGGGGCTCGTCGACCGCCGCGTCACCCGCATGCGCGTCCTCTCCCCCtccaacctcgccgccgacttcgGGCGGTCGCTCCCCCCCGGCGCCCATATCCCCATGCTCCGCCGCGAGGTGCTCGACTCCTTCCTCCGCACCCGCGCCGCCGACGCGGGGGCCACCCTCGTCCCGGGCCTCGTTACCTCGCTCTCCCTCCCCGCGGGACCCACCGACCCGTACCTCGTTCACTACATCTCGTCCGGCGATGGCCCCTCGCCCACTCGGAGCGTCCTTGAGGTCGACGCCGTCGTGGGCGCGGACGGCGCGAACAGCCGGGTCGCCCGGGAGGTCGGCGCGGGCGACTACTCGACGGCCATCGCGTTCCAGGAGCGCATCCGGCTCCCCGACAAGGCCATGGAGTACTACGACGACCTCGCCGAGATGTACGTGGGCGGGGACGTGTCCCCGGACTTCTACGGCTGGGTGTTCCCCAAGTGCGACCACGTGGCCGTGGGGACCGGCACCGTGGCCGCCAAGCCGGAGATCAAGAAGCTGCAGTCGGGCATCCGGGCGCGGGCGGGGCCCAAGATCGCCGGGGGCCGCGTGATCAAGGTGGAGGCGCACCCGATCCCGGAGCACCCGCGGCCGCGGCGCGTGGTGGGGCGCGTGGCCCTGGTGGGCGACGCGGCGGGGTACGTGACCCGGTGCTCCGGCGAGGGCATCTACTTCGCGGCCAAGTCCGGGCGGCTGTGCGGGCAGGCGATGGCCAAGGAGTGGCGGCTGACGGGCGCGGTGACGGAGGGCGGGATCAGGCGCGGGTACCTGCGGCGGTGGGACGACGAGTTCCTGCTGACGTTCCGGTTCCTGGACCTGCTGCAGCGCGTCTTCTACGGCGATAACGCCGGGCGCGAGGCGCTGGTGGAGATGTGCGCGGACGAGCACGTGCAGCGCCGGACGTTCGACTGCTACCTGCACAAGCGGATGGCGCCCGGCGAGCCGTGGGCCGACCTCCAGCTCCTGTGGCGCACCGCCGGCAGCATGGTGCGATGCAGCGTCCTCGGCAAGGAGGTCCAGCGCCTCCGCCGGCTCGAGCTGCTGCAGGCTTAG